CTCTGCTTTCTCTTATGTGATACCTGTTCTTCCTTTTGATAGCTTTTattcaactttaaaaaaagaaggaaacacGCTCGGGGTAAGCTTGTTCTCTCTAGCTTTATCTCTTCTGCTCTATAATCATTTCTCTCTGTTACAAACACCCAACCCAAGTCTGCaatctgtttttgtttttacccTCTTTGCTATATTTTCGTTTAAGCATGAGATTTTAAGTGTTGGGTTTTGGTTTCTGTACACTAGGAAGTGAAGTTATGGATATGGTGGTACCTTTAAAGCAAACCCCTGATGGGTTTTGCTCATTTCACAGAGTTCATAGGAACAGTACAAGAAAGAGTGGTACTTTTGGGGGTAGGGTTAGTGATAAGGTTGGTCCCACCACACCCAGTTCTGTGAGGGTCTTTGTTGGCTGCAGAACTCGGTTTCTTGTTCTGTCTGATAGCATTCAATGTAGAATACATGATGGTTACCAGAAACATAGGCGAAAGCCTGTACTTGTTGCGTCGAAGGTTGAAACGCTTAGTTCCAATGGTAGGTTGCAAAATGTTGAAAATACCCCACATGGGAGTTTGAATAAAATGGATTCTTCGAATGGTTTTGAGGAATTTGAGAGTAACAATCAGCTCCGTAGACTGGTTAGAAATGGGGAATTGGAAGAGGGATTTAAGTTTCTTGAGACCATGGTTTTTCGTGGCGATATTCCGGATAATATTGCGTGCACGAGTTTAATCCGTGGGTTTTGTAAGAGTGGAAAGACAAGGAAGGCGACACGGATTATGAACATTCTAGAAGAGTCCGGGGCTATTCTTGATGTTATAACTTACAACGTTTTGATTAGTGGGTACTGCAAAGCTGGTGAGATTGATAATGCTTTAAGGGTTTTAGACCGGATGAGTGTTTCTCCAGATGTTGTCACTTATAATACAATCCTGCGTACTTTGTGTGATAGTGGGAAATTGACACAAGCGATGGAAGTTCTTGATCGGCAGTTGCAAAGGGAGTGTTATCCGGATGTCATTACATATACCATACTGATTGAAGCAACTTGTAAGGAATATGGGGTTGAGCAGGCTATGAAGCTTTTGGATGAAATGAGGAGCAAAGGATGCAAGCCTGATGTGGTAACTTATAATGTTCTTATCAATGGTATTTGCAAGGAAGGGAGGTTGGATGAAGCAATCAGATTCTTGAATGAAATGCCATCATCTGATTGCCAACCAAACGTCATTAcccacaatattattttgCGTAGCATGTGTAGTACTGGGAGGTGGATGGATGCTGAGAAACTATTAGCTGACATGGTTCACAGAGGCTGCTCTCCTAGTGTTGTTACTTTCAATATTTTGATTAACTTCTTGTGCCGGAAGGGTTTATTGGGTCGAGCAATTGACATTTTGGAGAAGATGCCTAAGCACGGTTGTACTCCAAATTCCTTGAGTTACAACCCATTGCTTCATGGATTTTGCAAGGAAAAGAAGATGGATAGGGCAATTGAGTATTTGGATATAATGGTTTCTCGGGGCTGTTATCCCGACATTGTGACCTACAATACTTTGCTCACAGCCTTGTGCAAAGATGGAAAGGTTGATAACGCAGTTGGGATACTCAATCAACTAAGTAGCAAGGGTTGCTCTCCTGTTCTAATCACGTACAATACAGTAATTGATGGGCTCTCAAAGGTGGGAAAAACAGATCGTGCCATAGAGCTTTTGGATGAGATGCGCAAAAAGGGTCTAAAGCCTGACATAATTACTTATTCTTCTCTTGTGGGAGGGCTTAGTAGAGAAGGAAAGGTTGATGAAGCAATTAAGTTTGTCCATGATTTGGAAGATTCGGGTATCAAGCCCAATGCAATTACTTTCAACTCCGTCATGTTGGGGCTTTGCAAGGCTAAGCAAACTGGTCGTGCAATCGATTTCCTGGCTTATATGGTATCAAAGGGATGTAAACCCACTGAAGCAACATACACCATTCTCATTGAAGGCATAGCTTATGAAGGCTTAGCAAAAGAGGCGTTGGAGTTATTGAACGAACTGTGCTGTAGAGGGGTTGTGAAGAAAAGTTCTGCTGAACAGGTGGCAGTCAGGATGTAGCCTTATACACAATTCATCTTTTGCTCTTGGATGGTAGGTTATTGTTAAATTATGCCTTTGGATTTCGTCAGCATCATTTCCCATTATAATGACTTCCCAGTGTCCAATTCTCACTCTTTTTCTGCCATGAGGAGTGGAATccaaaatcaattttgttagATGCCATATAACCTTGTCCTCACATTTGTTTGATCTGATTCTTGTACTACTGATGAACACTTGGTTGTCTCTCCAGTAGCGTCCACTATCAcagttttatataaatattcatGTTTCCTTCATTATGGTAGCTTGCAATAGTGTGATAGTTATCTCTAATGCTTTCATAATACTGGGAtgctttttattatattttttctcttgttaAAGTCAGAGCGTTGGTGACCGTGATTGTTTTAACAAACCCCATGGCATTGAATTAGCATTTTTCTTCtgttatattgttattttgCCCGAAGACATAAATAATTGAAGCCAAACAAAAATTCGGTCAGCTTGTGTTACAAACCCTGCTCCATGTTGCTCAAATTGGTCATGCTATTGACAGTATGAGAAATCAGCTGATGCGTAGTTTCTGACTATTTAACTTCTTGTTATGTGAAGCATTGGCAGA
The window above is part of the Prunus dulcis chromosome 1, ALMONDv2, whole genome shotgun sequence genome. Proteins encoded here:
- the LOC117615839 gene encoding pentatricopeptide repeat-containing protein At1g09900, yielding MDMVVPLKQTPDGFCSFHRVHRNSTRKSGTFGGRVSDKVGPTTPSSVRVFVGCRTRFLVLSDSIQCRIHDGYQKHRRKPVLVASKVETLSSNGRLQNVENTPHGSLNKMDSSNGFEEFESNNQLRRLVRNGELEEGFKFLETMVFRGDIPDNIACTSLIRGFCKSGKTRKATRIMNILEESGAILDVITYNVLISGYCKAGEIDNALRVLDRMSVSPDVVTYNTILRTLCDSGKLTQAMEVLDRQLQRECYPDVITYTILIEATCKEYGVEQAMKLLDEMRSKGCKPDVVTYNVLINGICKEGRLDEAIRFLNEMPSSDCQPNVITHNIILRSMCSTGRWMDAEKLLADMVHRGCSPSVVTFNILINFLCRKGLLGRAIDILEKMPKHGCTPNSLSYNPLLHGFCKEKKMDRAIEYLDIMVSRGCYPDIVTYNTLLTALCKDGKVDNAVGILNQLSSKGCSPVLITYNTVIDGLSKVGKTDRAIELLDEMRKKGLKPDIITYSSLVGGLSREGKVDEAIKFVHDLEDSGIKPNAITFNSVMLGLCKAKQTGRAIDFLAYMVSKGCKPTEATYTILIEGIAYEGLAKEALELLNELCCRGVVKKSSAEQVAVRM